ACCACGTTTGCCCCGGATATTTCAAACGGGCGCGCCTCCCTGTTTTGACACGTGGAGGGAACCGGAACATAATGCGGCAATCGTGCGCCGCGTTCGAGTCGTGAACTATGCCCGCACCAAGGCAGGGATGGGGGCTTGCGGGGGTCTTCATCCGCGAACAGCCGCGGAAGGGAGTTGTTGAAATGAGCCAAAAACAATGGTACGAGACGCTTTTCGAGAACTATGCGCAAAAATACGACCAGGAATGCTTCACGCAAGGAACGCTGGGGGAATGCGACTTCATTGAACGGGAACTTCAATACGACAAGTCGCAGAAGGTCCTGGACGTCGGCTGCGGGACGGGCAGGCACGCGATCGAATTGACGAAGCGGGGCTATCGCGTGACGGGCGTCGATTTGTCCGAATCACAGCTTGCGGCGGCGCGCGCGAAGGCCGGCGCACAGTCCCTGGACATAGATTTCAGGCGCTGCGACGCAAGGCAGTTGCCGTTTCACGCGGAATTCGACGCGGCGATCATGCTTTGCGAAGGCGCATTCCCGCTGATGGAAACAGACGAGATGAATTTCGAGATACTGAAAGGGGTAACGCGAGCTCTGAAGGATCAAGGGAAGTTTCTATTCACTACGCTGAACGGCTTGTTTCCCCTCTATCACAGCGTGGAGGCGTTCTGCGCCGAATCAGGGGGGCCCGGCAACGCCACCTACCGGAGCAATACCTTTGACTTGATGACGTTCCGCGACTTCAACGTCACCGAATTAATTGATGACAACGGAAGCAAGCTAACGCTTCACTGTA
Above is a genomic segment from Candidatus Hydrogenedentota bacterium containing:
- a CDS encoding methyltransferase domain-containing protein, producing MSQKQWYETLFENYAQKYDQECFTQGTLGECDFIERELQYDKSQKVLDVGCGTGRHAIELTKRGYRVTGVDLSESQLAAARAKAGAQSLDIDFRRCDARQLPFHAEFDAAIMLCEGAFPLMETDEMNFEILKGVTRALKDQGKFLFTTLNGLFPLYHSVEAFCAESGGPGNATYRSNTFDLMTFRDFNVTELIDDNGSKLTLHCNERYYVPSEITWLLKTLGYACVNIFGAKLGAFSRDDKLTTEDFEMLVVARKA